The following are encoded in a window of Acidobacteriota bacterium genomic DNA:
- the rpsT gene encoding 30S ribosomal protein S20, with protein sequence MANTKSAEKRYRQAERRRERKRSQTSEMRTQIKKMRRTIEEGEADKIKATLSETFSIIDTAAKRNVIHDNTASRYKARLAKAAKAQAG encoded by the coding sequence ATGGCAAACACCAAATCAGCCGAGAAGCGATACCGCCAGGCCGAGCGCCGGCGCGAGCGCAAGCGCTCCCAGACGAGCGAAATGCGCACACAAATCAAGAAGATGCGACGTACGATCGAAGAGGGCGAAGCCGACAAGATCAAGGCCACCCTCTCGGAGACTTTCTCCATCATCGACACCGCCGCGAAGCGAAATGTCATCCACGACAACACCGCTTCGCGCTACAAGGCCCGCCTCGCCAAAGCAGCAAAGGCTCAGGCAGGCTGA
- the ybgF gene encoding tol-pal system protein YbgF — protein sequence MKRILVVFFACALGAGCVSSSDLDRLEDRIQDLQDEIADLKRQASTREEVERLNEELASRTQTILRSAADVTAKVDRIDERIENTQGSIEQTNHRIDRVVQQLTQHEREIANLRTTLRGQAGPADAQPLQDQIVVSGDQGTSDPIETYQRAYSDYQRGNFDFAIDGFREFVENNPLSDLADNAAYWIGESLFSQAKYREAVSQFDTVITQYPESDKVAAALLKKGYAYFEINQRPQGIIQLQYVIHEHPRSPEAVLAREKLESMGIQMR from the coding sequence ATGAAAAGAATCCTCGTAGTTTTCTTCGCGTGCGCTCTCGGAGCGGGCTGCGTCTCCTCGTCCGACCTCGATCGGCTCGAAGATCGAATTCAGGACCTGCAGGATGAGATTGCCGACCTCAAACGTCAGGCGAGTACCCGCGAAGAAGTCGAGCGCCTCAACGAGGAGCTCGCATCACGCACTCAGACGATCCTCAGATCGGCCGCCGACGTGACGGCCAAAGTCGACCGGATCGACGAGCGAATCGAGAACACCCAGGGAAGCATCGAGCAGACCAATCATCGGATCGATCGGGTCGTGCAGCAACTGACCCAGCATGAGCGGGAGATCGCGAATCTCAGAACCACGCTGCGAGGCCAGGCCGGTCCGGCCGACGCTCAACCGCTCCAGGATCAGATCGTCGTCAGCGGCGACCAGGGAACCTCCGACCCGATCGAGACCTACCAGCGAGCCTATTCCGACTACCAGCGGGGCAACTTCGACTTTGCAATCGATGGTTTCCGCGAGTTCGTCGAGAACAATCCTCTCTCCGACCTTGCCGACAACGCGGCCTACTGGATCGGGGAATCCCTCTTTTCGCAGGCCAAGTACCGAGAGGCCGTCTCACAGTTCGACACGGTGATCACCCAGTATCCGGAATCGGACAAGGTCGCCGCGGCACTCCTCAAGAAAGGCTATGCCTACTTCGAGATCAATCAGCGTCCCCAGGGAATCATTCAGCTTCAGTACGTGATCCACGAGCACCCGCGGAGTCCCGAGGCGGTCCTCGCCCGGGAGAAGCTGGAATCGATGGGAATCCAGATGCGCTGA
- a CDS encoding septum formation initiator family protein: protein MAEGRGSLGKPTRVAFLVSAVVTIVFLISYVFSDRGISQLQRAQQRVHALEEDVERLRDENAKLREQLRDLDESTFPIEAIAREDLGLARPGETVYLLRERPSEVSN, encoded by the coding sequence ATGGCGGAGGGACGGGGAAGTCTGGGCAAGCCGACGAGAGTCGCATTCCTGGTGTCGGCCGTCGTCACCATCGTCTTTCTCATCTCCTACGTTTTCAGCGACCGCGGAATCTCACAGCTCCAGAGGGCCCAGCAGCGGGTTCACGCGCTCGAAGAGGACGTCGAGCGGCTTCGCGACGAGAATGCGAAACTGAGGGAGCAATTGAGGGACCTCGACGAGTCGACGTTCCCGATCGAAGCGATTGCCCGGGAGGATCTCGGACTCGCGCGGCCTGGAGAAACGGTTTACCTGCTGCGAGAGCGCCCCTCAGAAGTGAGCAACTAG